From a single Actinomyces viscosus genomic region:
- a CDS encoding FMN-binding protein: MSPQTPSRPRHHDGGGRAGSRALAVAGVLLASTGPLTGCGGGDVTPSQGDYAGREQTANPTAGPSSRSTGPASAPVASPTAGPYADGTFSASEAYGPVDDLIEDDSLDVSLTLSGGVITGVTVTGHASTDTSKEHIQNFVDAINGAVVGHSIEDAHVQALAGASKTSNAFNDAVDAIAEQSRASATQPVS; the protein is encoded by the coding sequence GTCCGCGACACCATGACGGTGGTGGCCGGGCCGGTAGCCGGGCCCTGGCCGTGGCCGGGGTGCTTCTGGCCTCCACCGGCCCGCTGACCGGCTGCGGGGGAGGGGACGTGACCCCCTCCCAGGGCGACTACGCCGGGCGCGAGCAGACCGCCAACCCGACCGCCGGGCCCTCCAGCAGATCCACCGGCCCCGCCTCCGCTCCCGTCGCCTCCCCGACCGCCGGGCCCTACGCGGACGGGACCTTCTCGGCCTCCGAGGCGTACGGGCCCGTGGACGACCTCATCGAGGACGACTCCCTCGACGTCAGCCTCACCCTGTCCGGCGGGGTCATCACGGGCGTCACCGTCACCGGTCACGCCTCGACCGACACCTCCAAGGAGCACATCCAGAACTTCGTCGACGCGATCAACGGGGCCGTCGTCGGCCACAGCATCGAGGACGCCCACGTCCAGGCCCTGGCCGGAGCCTCCAAGACCTCGAACGCCTTCAACGACGCCGTCGACGCCATCGCCGAGCAGTCCCGGGCCTCGGCGACGCAACCGGTCTCCTGA